From a region of the Daphnia magna isolate NIES linkage group LG1, ASM2063170v1.1, whole genome shotgun sequence genome:
- the LOC116923825 gene encoding ras-related protein Rap-2c gives MREFKVVVLGSGGVGKSALTVQFVTGCFMEKYDPTIEDFYRKEIEVDGSPSVLEILDTAGTEQFASMRDLYIRNGQGFVIVYSITNHQTFQDIKTMREQITRVKGTDRVPLLLVGNKVDLEHQREVATMEGLALAQAWNCPFIEASARNKMNVNEVFAEIVREMNCNPAKEKRPYCCCNLL, from the exons ATGAGAGAGTTTAAAGTTGTAGTCTTGGGATCAGGAGGTGTGGGTAAAAGTGCCCTCACTGTCCAATTTGTGACAGGCTGCTTCATGGAAAAGTATGACCCAACCATTGAAGATTTCTACCGCAAAGAAATTGAGGTTGATGGCTCACCTTCTGTTCTTGAGATTCTTGATACAGCTGGTACCGAGCAATTTGCCTCAATGAGAGACCTCTACATTAGAAATGGGCAGGGGTTTGTTATTGTCTATTCAATAACTAATCACCAAACCTTTCAAGATATCAAGACCATGCGTGAACAA ATCACACGTGTAAAGGGGACAGATCGTGTACCTTTGCTGCTGGTAGGAAACAAAGTTGACCTGGAACATCAACGAGAAGTGGCCACAATGGAAGGTCTAGCCCTAGCTCAGGCCTGGAATTGCCCTTTCATTGAGGCGTCTGCTCGGAATAAGATGAACGTGAACGAAGTCTTTGCCGAAATTGTTCGCGAAATGAACTGCAATCCAGCCAAAGAAAAGCGTCCCTACTGCTGTTGCAACCTTCTCTGA
- the LOC116923781 gene encoding programmed cell death protein 2-like — protein MAFLLGMEDEPIGKDEERLIDFKVNKVGGKPNWASGNHSNPVCKLCNKQMLLAVQIYAPLNESLNHRTLYQFCCLHPQCHSKNEGWVCIRDETVDTSITFPCDKLQPITTALTTSWINDADDWGDEEDMEADSGTPNDHGRSEPQATMSLHSGISTLTIKDVDSKPSKFASSKSLDTCDHITIPSAEVEGGDESVVPDDLPSQPTVDIRALLAPSSAPILDPAGLKFSSFYLNVNEECQAAVLSDEKLDQRAKELWEEYQRRENCDWKNLQKSNKITPGRVDEAYEKVPPSHGDRVVHKFITQVQSCPEQLIRYNRGASNPLLLKQLTKEDSTISKCRHCNAALVFEMQLMPHLSQLLTIKDSTGDCKPVELGTVLVFTCSKSCWSGVPREEYLIVQSEIY, from the exons ATGGCATTCTTATTGGGTATGGAAGACGAGCCAATTGGCAAAGACGAAGAGAGACTCATCGATTTCAAAGTCAACAAGGTTGGCGGTAAACCG AATTGGGCAAGTGGGAATCATTCAAATCCTGTGTGTAAATTGTGTAATAAGCAGATGCTGCTTGCTGTTCAAATTTATGCACCTCTTAATGAATCTCTGAATCACAGAACATTATACCAATTTTGTTGCTTGCACCCCCAGTGTCACAGCAAAAATGAAGGGTGGGTTTGTATACGTGATGAAACAGTTGATACTTCAATCACTTTTCCTTGTGATAAACTGCAACCAATAACTACTGCATTGACTACTTCTTGGATTAATGATGCTGACGATTGGGGTGATGAGGAAGACATGGAGGCTGATAGTGGAACCCCAAATGACCATGGCAGAAGTGAACCTCAGGCTACTATGTCTTTACATAGTGGTATTAGCACTTTAACAATTAAGGATGTGGATTCTAAGCCATCAAAATTTGCATCATCAAAGAGTTTAGACACATGTGATCATATAACTATTCCTTCAGCAGAAGTGGAAGGTGGTGATGAGTCTGTTGTGCCAGATGATCTTCCGTCTCAGCCAACAGTTGATATTAGAGCATTGCTTGCACCATCATCTGCTCCTATTTTAGACCCTGCTGGATTAAAGTTTTCAAGCTTTTATCTCAATGTTAATGAAGAGTGTCAAGCAGCTGTTCTTTCTGATGAAAAACTGGATCAGCGAGCAAAAGAACTTTGGGAAGAGTATCAACGCCGAGAAAACTGTGATTGGAAGAATTTGCAGAAGAGCAATAAAATCACCCCAGGCCGGGTAGATGAAGCATACGAGAAAGTTCCTCCCAGTCACGGAGATCGAGTGGTTCATAAATTTATCACCCAAGTACAGTCTTGTCCTGAGCAGTTAATCCGCTACAACCGTGGAGCAAGTAACCCACTTTTACTCAAGCAGTTAACGAAAGAAGACTCGACAATTTCGAAGTGCAGGCATTGCAATGCCGCTCTTGTCTTTGAGATGCAATTGATGCCACATCTTAGTCAACTTTTGACTATAAAAGACTCGACTGGCGATTGCAAACCTGTGGAATTAGGCACAGTGTTAGTCTTTACTTGTTCTAAAAGTTGTTGGAGCGGAGTTCCGCGCGAAGAATACTTAATTGTTCAATCAGAAATATATTGA
- the LOC116923814 gene encoding phospholipid scramblase 2 translates to MSYDQQGQPQHVIINQPQYHGAPPPQQHAMHQMGPPGSQPSADQWMPKPSGINCPPGLEYLTQIDQILVHQQVEILEMFTGFETNNKYVVKNSVGQKIFFAAENSGCCERYWCNNLRSFEMNILDNFGNEVIHIHRPLACQSCLYPCCLQKMEVSAPPGNVIGTIEQEWSILPKFKVKDISGDVILRIEGPLFPCSCCGTDVNFEIFSRDGSQKVGKISKQWTGLLREMVTDADVFGINFPMDLDVKMKAVLLSACFLIDFMYFEDKQNSHND, encoded by the exons ATGAGCTACGATCAACAAGGCCAGCCTCAGCACGTCATAATTAACCAACCTCAGTATCATGGCGCACCACCTCCACAACAACATGCTATGCATCAAATGGGACCACCCGGATCCCAACCTTCTG CGGATCAATGGATGCCAAAGCCATCGGGAATAAACTGTCCTCCGGGTCTGGAATATTTAACGCAGATTGATCAGATTCTAGTACATCAACAGGTGGAAATCCTAGAAA TGTTTACTGGTTTCGAAACCAACAACAAGTACGTTGTAAAGAATTCCGTTGgtcaaaaaatcttttttgctGCCGAGAATAGCGGTTGCTGCGAGCGTTATTGGTGCAATAACCTTCGTTCTTTTGAAATGAATATCCTGGACAATTTCGGTAACGAGGTGATTCATATTCACCGCCCGTTGGCGTGCCAAAGTTGCCTCTATCCATGCTGCCTGCAG AAAATGGAAGTATCGGCGCCGCCTGGTAACGTAATCGGCACCATTGAGCAAGAATGGTCTATTTTACCAAAATTTAAAGTGAAGGACATTTCTGGTGATGTTATTCTCAGGATTGAG GGACCTTTATTCCCTTGCAGTTGCTGTGGTACTGACGTTAATTTTGAG ATATTTTCCAGAGATGGGAGTCAAAAGGTTGGAAAAATTTCGAAACAATGGACCGGTCTGTTAAGAGAAATGGTTACGGACGCTGACGTTTTCG GTATCAATTTCCCAATGGATTTAGATGTGAAGATGAAAGCGGTTTTATTAAGTGCATGTTTCCTTATC GATTTCATGTACTTTGAAGACAAGCAAAACAGCCATAACGACTAA
- the LOC116923752 gene encoding protein timeless, with product MDWLTLSGGIPSLSLIPLGIFHNSKYYISDDCSLHLEEIIAKLNSEDQTTRPLRCALGFMDILNKDLIPILINSKDQPSVFCSTIKLLVGLTVPVECLVCVDTSNQSPTSQHIVHELTQLLYNAKEAFLDPRATRAVIDHLQRLTEKQQPLSSDDSESVNHCLLLIRNILHAPERPPNMVEVVDNGTTASAAQPGTSNSQTPYLGPHSHSHGYTADCSQQNRLLWNLFSQGLDRLLINLLASSQKDEWVVTIVQLIALFYKDQHVENMQKLLGTWINPTTSESSEDDDESNTSPPIGPCNSPQILTSSSDPTSDSSDSAQRKASGMSPPDENSEAVFNESQGETMATVEKKTVVSNTTSTSTTPVTGKLSRNKGHKFSTLSGGQGGDTASTSSTAPSQYSSQSDKSRRSSQHSASSGFHSENSGTHHASQNNKESDDHKEKSSKRRCHGNSQNSERRSETIISTPISGIINAEALNASGIAATINQQTEDSSTKRNNKVNHKTGKMPPPEKEQRRKKLSKRSRTIGHIKLKAVQYSPTEEDISQLLKEFTVDFLLNGYNTLVGQLHQQLLQEDDLPLDKSHFLWLITYFLRFASQLELDMEHFKDVFTIDLLSYLTWEAVRETEEFEMNSLRPSIDLKPCLRRLHLGVTAIREFLQALETYSRLGGSQSGGKGQTQGYEERIVQLRGYLPAIRDLRQLFLLQLRHFNPIIQSRRYLRDVITANHVLLLTLERAAQQSSYGPSFDLRQHLNQFCSRTILTRYGLALEDFKTNGPFVNDCILTVLHHIGADLGRADLLCEPVILRSFSKIWEEEFNMCDDWDDLIEYVVQKFLRNFQTGGCYDAGSPQRSVSGSPDQEGSPSAESEQQLLEPEQTAGDDDIFYEVPKSDIESLRGQLMDSGFQKQMDWVQSSLLISCSARLGTYIGQEFRNPIASLSLKMNVSCPIVPWTEIEASALRSDLFLILLHRLGLLPPAPQTGLYPRIPREWSSDTLYSVALFFGPVEQQKVDFDLALVSKVELPIPNSIADMPEDGLLPLTWQPYLGPGPSTSLSAVPHHWLHWVEQSGSLFRSAEITSHGHNSSNSISNHSHRPLDSISTTSSLEVHKTDSSDDEEMEDAIISASGNTLVNMNEPTSSNESVSMEEIRPDWIAMQMNIGGDTSCSEEPFEMVPVGNQTSVVSRDDRV from the exons ATGGATTGGCTAACACTTAGTGGTGGCATCCCATCTTTATCTCTCATTCCACTGGGAATCTTCCACAATAGCAAATACTACATCAGTGATGATTGTTCAC TTCACCTTGAAGAAATCATTGCCAAGCTTAATAGCGAAGACCAAACAACTCGTCCACTTCGGTGTGCTCTCGGCTTCATGGACATTCTAAACAAG gATTTGATCCCTATCCTGATCAACAGTAAGGATCAACCTAGCGTCTTTTGTTCGACAATCAA GTTGTTAGTTGGACTTACCGTTCCCGTCGAGTGTCTGGTCTGCGTAGATACGTCCAATCAAAGCCCAACATCGCAACATATCGTCCATGAACTGACCCAACTTCTTTACAATGCCAAAGAAGCTTTCTTGGATCCTAGGGCTACACGAGCCGTTATCGATCATCTTCAGCGTCTCACAGAGAAG CAACAACCTTTGTCGAGCGATGACAGCGAGTCGGTAAATCACTGTCTGTTGCTGATTCGCAACATCCTTCACGCTCCAGAACGACCTCCAAACATGGTGGAAGTCGTGGATAATGGGACAACGGCATCTGCGGCACAACCAGGCACGAGCAATTCGCAGACACCGTACCTGGGCCCGCACTCGCACAGCCATGGTTACACAGCTGATTGTTCTCAGCAAAATCGACTTTTATGGAACCTTTTTTCACAAGGACTCGACCGGCTGCTCATCAATTTACTGGCCTCTTCACAGAAG GACGAATGGGTGGTGACAATCGTTCAGCTGATTGCTCTATTCTACAAAGATCAGCATGTCGAGAATATGCAGAAATTGCTTGGCACATGGATCAATCCCACTACATCCGAATCATCCGAGGATGACGACGAGAGCAACACTTCGCCTCCG ATTGGCCCTTGCAATAGTCCACAGATCTTGACTTCGTCGTCGGATCCGACATCCGATTCTTCTGATTCGGCACAGAGAAAAGCTTCCGGAATGTCTCCTCCAG ACGAGAACTCTGAGGCTGTTTTTAACGAATCACAAGGAGAAACTATGGCGACAGTCGAAAAGAAGACCGTCGTGTCCAACACAACATCGACCAGCACAACCCCAGTGACGGGAAAGCTGAGTCGGAATAAAGGTCACAAGTTTTCAACACTTTCTGGTGGTCAGGGAGGAGATACTGCTAGTACATCCAGCACAGCTCCGTCACAATACAGCAGCCAATCAG ATAAATCCCGGCGATCTAGCCAACATAGCGCCTCGAGTGGCTTTCACTCTGAGAATTCAGGAACTCATCATGCCAGCCAAAACAACAAGGAATCGGATGATCATAAAGAAAAATCATCCAAACGTCGCTGTCATGGCAACTCGCAGAATTCTGAGAGGAGGAGTGAAACTATTATTTCGACTCCAATTTCTGGCATAATTAACGCAGAAGCACTGAATGCTAGTGGCATTGCAGCTACGATAAACCAGCAAACCGAAGATAGTTCTACCAAGAG AAACAACAAAGTGAATCACAAAACTGGGAAAATGCCACCTCCAGAGAAAGAACAGCGAAGAAAAAAGTTGAGCAAACGAAGCCGGACTATTGGTCACATCAAGTTAAAGGCCGTCCAATACAGTCCAACAGAGGAAGATATTTCACAACTGTTGAAAGAGTTCACTGTCGATTTTCTGCTCAATG GTTACAACACACTGGTGGGTCAACTACATCAACAGTTGTTGCAGGAAGACGATCTTCCCTTAGACAAATCGCACTTTCTTTGGCTCATCACCTACTTTTTGCGATTCGCATCTCAGTTGGAGCTGGACATGGAACATTTTAAAGACGTCTTCACCATTGATCTTTTAAGTTACCTGACATGGGAGGCCGTCCGTGAAACTGAAGAGTTTGAAATGAACTCACTACGACCATCGATCGACCTGAAACCGTGTTTGCGTCGTTTGCATCTGGGTGTTACGGCCATTCGTGAATTCCTTCAGGCATTGGAAACATATTCACGTCTTGGAGGCTCGCAGAGCGGTGGAAAAGGCCAGACCCAAGGCTACGAAGAAAGAATTGTCCAGTTGCGTGGTTACCTACCTGCTATTCGTGACCTTCGCCAACTCTTTCTGCTGCAACTGCGTCATTTCAACCCAATAATTCAAAGTCGGCGTTACCTTCGTGATGTCATCACAGCTAACCATGTCTTGTTGCTCACACTCGAAAGAGCTGCCCAGCAATCATCGTACGGTCCGAGTTTTGATCTTCGTCAACATTTGAATCAGTTTTGTTCGAGAACGATTTTGACCCGCTATGGCCTCGCTCTTGAGGATTTCAAAACGAATGGCCCGTTTGTCAACGACTGCATTCTGACTGTACTGCATCACATCGGAGCTGATCTCGGCCGAGCTGATCTCTTGTGCGAACCGGTTATTTTGCGTTCATTTAGCAAAATTTGGGAAGAAGAATTCAAC ATGTGCGATGACTGGGATGACCTGATCGAATACGTCGTTCAAAAATTTCTCCGTAACTTCCAAACGGGCGGATGTTACGATGCTGGATCACCTCAAAGAAGCGTGAGTGGATCGCCCGACCAAGAGGGTTCACCATCAGCCGAATCTGAACAACAACTTCTTGAACCCGAACAAACTGCTGGTGACGACGACATTTTTTACGAAGTACCAAAATCAGATATCGAATCGCTCAGGGGTCAGCTAATGGATTCTG GTTTCCAGAAACAGATGGATTGGGTGCAGTCTTCTTTGTTGATATCATGTTCAGCTCGTTTGGGCACCTATATCGGTCAAGAATTTCGCAACCCTATCGCTAGTCTGAGTCTGAAAATGAACGTTTCGTGTCCGATCGTCCCTTGGACGGAAATAGAAGCCTCCGCCCTACGCTCAGATCTCTTCCTTATTCTACTGCATCGGTTGGGTCTCCTTCCTCCTGCTCCCCAAACTGGTCTCTATCCTCGCATTCCACGGGAATGGTCATCTGATACTCTGTACAGCGTCGCTCTTTTCTTCGGACCAGTCGAACAGCAAAAAGTTGATTTTGACTTGGCCCTCGTCAGCAAAGTCGAATTACCCATTCCTAATTCGATTGCCGACATGCCCGAAGATG GTTTATTGCCATTGACGTGGCAACCGTATCTGGGACCAGGTCCGTCAACATCCCTGTCGGCGGTTCCGCATCATTGGCTACACTGGGTAGAGCAATCTGGGTCACTATTTCGCTCAGCAGAAATTACGAGCCACGGCCATAATAGTAGCAATAGCATCAGTAATCACAGCCATCGTCCACTGGACAG CATCAGCACGACCAGCTCGTTGGAAGTCCACAAAACGGACTCGAGTGATGACGAAGAAATGGAAGACGCTATTATAAGTGCGTCCGGCAATACATTGGTTAATATGAACGAGCCTACATCATCGAATGAATCGGTTTCTATGGAAGAAATCCGTCCTGATTGGATAGCGATGCAGATGAATATTGGTGGAGACACTAGTTGCAGTGAGGAACCATTCGAAATGGTACCTGTTGGAAATCAAACCTCCGTCGTGTCCCGTGATGACCGtgtttaa
- the LOC116923802 gene encoding phospholipid scramblase 2 codes for MYAPNAPPNGGNLPAPGAPPPPYSEQGVSYPPPALGQPQQTGYGGYPPPVIGQPEIGFAGGPYSPYPQPSVQPNAQPYEQYPQPSLPPPHQPYGGYVNVPGQPIVTQPTGQPNSALEWMPLQPQHQQNRSCPPGLEYLTAVDQLLVHQKVELLEAFVGFETSNKYTVKNSMGQKVFYAAEMSDCCTRQCCGPNRPFDMKIVDNHGQEVIHLNRPLACTSCFFPCCLQTMEVTAPPGTPIGSIQQEWSILSPKFSIKDASGETVLTIEGPICTFSICGDVEFNVYSRNGDTKVGKISKQWSGLIREAFTDADMFGINFPLDLDVRTKAVLLGACFLIDFMFFEKAGNNERDRPGML; via the exons ATGTATGCCCCAAATGCTCCACCAAATGGAG GTAATCTGCCAGCTCCAGGagcaccaccaccaccttATTCTGAGCAGGGTGTATCCTATCCCCCACCTGCACTAGGACAACCTCAACAGACAGGATATGGTGGATATCCTCCACCTGTAATTGGACAGCCTGAAATTGGCTTTGCCGGTGGGCCTTACTCCCCCTACCCCCAACCAAGTGTTCAGCCTAATGCACAACCATACGAACAATATCCACAGCCTTCGCTACCTCCACCTCATCAACCTTATGGAGGATATGTCAATGTTCCAGGACAGCCAATTGTCACACAACCCACAGGACAACCCAACA GTGCTTTAGAATGGATGCCATTACAGCCACAACATCAACAGAACCGGAGCTGTCCACCTGGTCTAGAATATCTTACTGCTGTTGATCAATTACTTGTTCACCAAAAAGTGGAACTTCTTGAAG cTTTTGTTGGGTTTGAGACTTCCAACAAGTATACTGTCAAAAATTCTATGGGACAAAAGGTCTTCTATGCAGCAGAAATGTCCGACTGTTGCACCCGTCAATGTTGCGGTCCCAACCGACCATTTGATATGAAAATCGTTGATAATCACGGCCAAGAAGTGATTCACCTGAACCGTCCGCTAGCCTGTACTTCGTGTTTCTTCCCATGTTGCTTACAG ACCATGGAAGTAACCGCTCCGCCAGGCACCCCCATTGGTTCAATTCAGCAAGAGTGGAGCATTCTAAGTCCCAAATTTAGTATTAAAGATGCTTCAGGGGAAACGGTGCTAACCATAGAAGGACCTATTTGCACCTTCAGCATATGTGGCGATGTTGAATTCAAT GTTTATTCTAGAAATGGCGATACAAAAGTCGGAAAGATAAGCAAACAATGGAGCGGGTTAATTCGAGAGGCATTCACCGATGCCGACATGTTCG GTATCAATTTTCCGCTCGATCTGGATGTGCGCACTAAAGCGGTTTTGCTGGGCGCCTGTTTTCTAATC GATTTCATGTTCTTCGAAAAAGCTGGCAACAACGAACGTGACCGACCAGGCATGCTGTAA
- the LOC116923791 gene encoding LOW QUALITY PROTEIN: protein artichoke (The sequence of the model RefSeq protein was modified relative to this genomic sequence to represent the inferred CDS: deleted 2 bases in 2 codons) produces the protein MMKTDLVAAIVRLWNVFQWSIIFASVAETIATCPDSRLIAPCQCQTENNVVSMVCANLQSVQQLMKIFEPPFPVNQLWHLTVKHSHLDDLEANLLGDKSFAVILFQNVTGVSKIMPHAFAASVERLRVLTLDSSPSLGVLSVQGIADLENLVDFEVTASIDQLIDFPSLPNLQYLHLYGNRFSNPPSLPHLPKLHSLWLNSGKLVALKPLDLTFLPSLRKIVLFGNQLRQLDEGDLHFQSPRVDLIDLSDNDLSGGIHPSAIKGISFNTIIDLKKTNLTQLEEATFRPILSVLARGAGHVQLHGTMLQCDCHSFGWLLQEPKLMAKISQTSKCSDGVNIHFKTSRLQCLSNETIADATSKQ, from the exons atgatgaaaacagatctgGTTGCAGCAATTGTGCGCCTCTGGAACGTTTTCCAGTGGTCTATTATTTTCGCGTCCGTGGCGGAAACAATTGCTACTTGTCCCGATTCACGTTTAATTGCACCGTGTCAATGCCAAACCGAAAATAATGTTGTCTCAATGGTTTGTGCTAATTTACAAAGTGTTCAGCAATTGATGAAAATCTTTGAGCCACCTTTCCCTGTTAACCAACTGTGGCATTTGACGGTAAAGCACAGTCATCTGGATGACTTGGAGGCCAATTTGCTGGGTGACAAATCCTTTGCTGTTATTCTATTTCAAAATGTCACTGGCGTGAGCAAAATTATGCCTCACGCGTTTGCCGCGTCGGTTGAACGACTTCGTGTTCTCACTCTTGATTCGTCGCCATCACTC GGCGTACTTTCCGTTCAGGGAATTGCTGATTTGGAAAATCTTGTCGATTTCGAAGTTACGGCCAGTATCGACCAGTTAATA GATTTTCCCTCTTTACCGAATTTGCAGTACCTACATCTATATGGCAATAGGTTCTCCAATCCTCCCAGTCTACCCCACCTACCGAAATTACATTCTCTTTGGTTGAATTCTGGCAAACTGGTTGCTCTAAAACCCCTTGATCTAACTTTTTTGCCCAGTTTGAGAAAAATTGTCCTTTTTGGGAACCAATTGCGACAGCTAGACGAAGGAGACTTACAT TTCCAATCTCCTCGAGTTGATCTTATAGACTTGAGCGACAACGATCTGAGTGGTGGTATTCATCCAAGTGCTATAAAAG GAATCAGCTTCAATACGATAATTGATTTGAAGAAAACCAATCTCACGCAACTTGAAGAAGCTACATTTCGGCCGATTCTTAGTGTACTCGCACGTGGCGCCGGACATGTACAACTCCATG GCACTATGCTGCAATGCGATTGTCACTCTTTTGGTTGGCTTCTGCAGGAACCAAAGTTAATGGCCAAAATCTCACAAACTTCAAAATGTTCGGACGGCGTAAACATCCATTTTAAGACTAGCCGCCTACAGTGTCTTTCCAATGAAACGATAGCCGACGCGACCAGTAAGCAGTAA